In one window of Nicotiana tabacum cultivar K326 chromosome 12, ASM71507v2, whole genome shotgun sequence DNA:
- the LOC142167187 gene encoding uncharacterized protein LOC142167187 has product MERDNYRYVEKCHQCQINRDFIRVMPNELNIMGSPWLFASWGMDLIGPIEPAASNGNVVDNHMQWHKKLSFALLGYRTTMKTSTGKTPYMLVHGTEAVIPTRFKIPSLIIIQEAKLDNTERIRVRQQQLMLIDEKRMDVVCHGQLYQNRMANAFNTKVKPQ; this is encoded by the exons atggaaagggACAATTATCGCTACGTGGAGAAATGCCATCAATGCCAGATTAACAGGGATTTCATCAGGGTCATGCCAAATGAGTTAAATATAATGGGTTCTCCTTGGTTGTTCGCTTCTTGGGGCATGGATCTAATTGGACCCATAGAACCAGCTGCATCAAATGGGAAT GTAGTAGACAATCACATGCAATGGCACAAGAAACTATCATTTGCCCTACTTGGTTACCGCACTACAATGAAGACATCTACCGGGAAAACGCCATACATGCTGGTACATGGTACTGAAGCTGTAATACCCACAAGGTTTAAGATACCATCTTTAATAATCATCCAGGAAGCCAAGTTGGATAACACAGAAAGGATACGCGTGAGGCAGCAACAACTTATGCTCATCGATGAGAAGAGGATGGATGTAGTTtgtcatggtcagctgtatcaaaATAGGATGGCCAATGCATTCAACACGAAAGTGAAACCTCAGTAG